In the genome of Pirellulales bacterium, the window AAGTGAGTTAGTGATTAGCTTACGACAAGGACCCGAGACCATGCCGTACGGATCACATTCAGCTTGCGCTGCACGGCTCGGACGGAGATCTGTAGGCGGTTTGCAATCTCCTGAGTGGCATAACCCTCAAGGGTCGCTGCCGCAATTTGACGGAGTATATCGTTTCGCAAGAGTGTCATTAACTGGCGGTGCTCTTCTTCTAGGGCGACAATAAAATCGGGGGTTGGATCGTCACCACATAGATCGTCGAGTGTCAAAATCACATCGGATGCAGAGCTGCCGTTCAGGGCGGAAGCGCCCCGCACGGAGCCGCCCCCGCGCTTCTTGCGTCCTTCGTAGCGCTTTAGATCGGTTACTTTTTGCTTGGTGATCGCAAACAGCAAACACCACAAGTCTCGTCGATCGTGCAGGTTTGGAAAGTGTCCTTTAGCCGCGCCACGTATTAACGTGTCTAGTACGCTAAGGGCCACATCTTCCCCGTCGGATGCACGCCGTTGGTGCGACGGCAATTGATTCTCAGCCAGCGAAACGACTCGGTTGAAGTATCTGTCCCAAAGGTGTTCCGCTGCCA includes:
- a CDS encoding ECF-type sigma factor, with the translated sequence MGQASENSVTHWLQSLRQGNSLAAEHLWDRYFNRVVSLAENQLPSHQRRASDGEDVALSVLDTLIRGAAKGHFPNLHDRRDLWCLLFAITKQKVTDLKRYEGRKKRGGGSVRGASALNGSSASDVILTLDDLCGDDPTPDFIVALEEEHRQLMTLLRNDILRQIAAATLEGYATQEIANRLQISVRAVQRKLNVIRTAWSRVLVVS